One segment of Leuconostoc lactis DNA contains the following:
- a CDS encoding phosphoglycerate dehydrogenase yields the protein MQKQKVLVFDGTAQAAIDYLKAHDLEVISNPQQTDADFLAAADVDAVILMMHPLSEQLLSQMPNLKVIARYGVGYDNVDLADATAHDIVVTNTPGANATAVAETAVMHMLMAGRYFYQQRQSITDPNVPNGTGQEVSHKTVGIIGFGAIGQKIDELLTGFDVNVLAYARHDKPVKNGRMATLDEIYTTADYIILALPATPATQHMIDAAVFKKMKNNAVLINIARGAVVDEAALIAALKTGEIAGAGLDVVTVEPVAPDNELLTLPNVFVTPHVAAKSVEAFDAVGLAAAQEVVRVLNGEEPKNQVN from the coding sequence ATGCAAAAGCAAAAAGTACTCGTTTTTGACGGCACGGCACAAGCCGCAATTGATTATTTAAAGGCCCATGATTTAGAAGTCATTTCAAATCCGCAACAAACAGATGCCGATTTTCTTGCTGCAGCTGATGTAGATGCGGTGATTTTGATGATGCATCCGCTATCTGAGCAACTATTATCACAGATGCCAAATCTTAAAGTGATTGCCCGTTATGGCGTGGGCTATGATAATGTTGATTTAGCTGATGCAACGGCACATGACATTGTTGTCACCAATACGCCAGGGGCGAATGCAACGGCGGTTGCGGAAACGGCCGTCATGCATATGTTGATGGCTGGCCGTTACTTCTATCAGCAACGACAGAGCATTACTGACCCCAACGTGCCAAATGGGACGGGTCAAGAAGTTTCGCATAAGACAGTCGGCATTATTGGTTTTGGTGCTATTGGTCAAAAAATTGATGAATTGCTGACTGGATTTGATGTCAACGTGTTAGCCTATGCCCGACATGATAAACCCGTCAAAAACGGCCGGATGGCCACACTAGATGAGATTTATACGACAGCAGACTATATCATCTTGGCTTTGCCAGCAACGCCAGCAACGCAACATATGATTGATGCGGCTGTTTTCAAGAAAATGAAAAACAATGCCGTTTTGATTAATATTGCGCGTGGGGCAGTCGTGGACGAAGCGGCCTTAATTGCCGCATTGAAGACAGGTGAGATTGCTGGTGCGGGACTAGATGTGGTTACGGTTGAACCAGTTGCACCAGATAATGAGTTATTGACGTTACCCAATGTTTTTGTCACACCACACGTGGCGGCAAAATCAGTTGAAGCGTTTGATGCGGTTGGTTTAGCAGCAGCACAAGAAGTTGTGCGTGTCTTAAACGGCGAAGAGCCAAAAAATCAAGTCAATTAA
- a CDS encoding LacI family DNA-binding transcriptional regulator: MVAKLSDVAELAGVSITTVSRVINNYGSLSQKTIDKVHAAMRELHYQPNAMARSLQGKSSQFIGLIFPNIQNPFFTALATEIEQLLFKKGYKVIIATSANNIEKEQQYLQMLAANQVEGIITSSHNLGIASYQDNFLPIVAYDRHLADNIPIVHEDNYRGGYLIGEYLVSQGAKNLLVLCDNDPSASPTAQRYVGFSDAIANKSQLIEHNINSNSNEFASAEEMAEIVNLIVTQKVDGVFAYNDMMAVQLQNALRRANIRVPEDVIVAGYDGAPIVQQLHPDLPTIVQPIHEAAQRLIDVLFAEINHEALPDLDMLPVSLHKPE; the protein is encoded by the coding sequence ATGGTTGCAAAATTAAGTGACGTCGCCGAATTGGCCGGCGTTTCAATTACAACAGTATCACGTGTGATCAATAATTACGGTTCCTTGAGCCAAAAAACGATCGACAAAGTTCATGCTGCCATGCGCGAGTTGCACTACCAACCAAATGCCATGGCGCGCTCACTACAAGGTAAATCATCACAATTTATCGGTTTAATTTTCCCCAACATTCAAAATCCATTTTTTACCGCTTTAGCCACCGAAATCGAACAACTCTTATTTAAAAAAGGCTACAAAGTGATTATTGCGACGAGTGCCAATAACATTGAAAAAGAACAACAATATTTGCAAATGTTAGCAGCTAACCAAGTGGAAGGTATTATTACCTCATCACATAATCTCGGCATTGCTAGTTATCAAGATAACTTTCTGCCAATTGTGGCCTATGACCGTCATTTAGCAGATAATATTCCGATTGTTCATGAAGACAATTATCGCGGTGGCTACCTCATTGGCGAGTATCTGGTTTCTCAAGGGGCTAAAAATCTGCTAGTGTTATGTGACAATGACCCTTCTGCATCCCCAACCGCACAACGTTATGTCGGCTTTTCGGATGCGATTGCCAACAAAAGCCAGTTAATCGAACACAATATCAATTCTAATTCTAACGAATTTGCAAGTGCCGAAGAGATGGCAGAGATTGTTAACTTGATCGTGACCCAAAAAGTAGATGGTGTCTTTGCTTATAATGACATGATGGCTGTCCAACTACAAAATGCGTTACGCAGGGCAAATATTCGTGTCCCTGAGGACGTGATTGTTGCAGGGTACGACGGTGCACCAATTGTCCAACAGTTGCACCCCGATCTCCCAACAATCGTGCAGCCAATCCATGAGGCAGCACAACGTCTAATTGACGTCCTATTTGCTGAAATTAATCATGAAGCATTGCCAGATCTTGACATGCTCCCTGTTTCATTACACAAACCTGAATAA
- a CDS encoding zinc-dependent alcohol dehydrogenase family protein: MEALVLTGIKSLELKEIAQPEIKPDEVKIHTAFAGICGTDHALYAGLPGSAPAVPPIVLGHENSGVVVEVGSEVTNVKVGDRVAVDPNIYCGQCKYCRTGRPELCEHLSAIGVTRDGGFEDYFTAPASVVYPIPDNVSLKAAALVEPISCAVHGIQLLKVSPYQKALVIGDGFMGQLFVQILQAYGIHQVDLAGIVDEKLAMAKDKFGAKRTFNTMAGDKIPDGEYDVVIEAVGSPKTQEAAIEAAARGGQVLMFGVGGPDDTFEMNTYEVFQKQLTIQGSFINPNAFEDSLALLSSGKVDVEPLISHELDYATVEDFLNGKLGVVSKAVVKVGGEEA, translated from the coding sequence ATGGAAGCATTAGTGTTGACTGGTATTAAGTCACTGGAATTGAAAGAAATTGCACAACCCGAAATCAAGCCTGACGAAGTCAAGATTCATACAGCCTTTGCTGGTATTTGCGGGACAGACCATGCGTTATATGCTGGTTTGCCTGGTTCTGCACCAGCGGTCCCACCAATCGTCTTAGGTCACGAAAATTCAGGTGTGGTTGTTGAAGTTGGTTCAGAAGTCACAAACGTTAAGGTCGGTGACCGTGTGGCAGTTGATCCAAACATCTACTGCGGTCAATGCAAGTACTGCCGTACAGGGCGTCCAGAATTATGCGAACATCTCTCAGCTATTGGGGTGACGCGTGACGGTGGCTTTGAAGACTACTTCACAGCACCTGCCTCAGTTGTTTACCCAATCCCAGACAATGTGTCATTGAAGGCTGCAGCTTTGGTTGAACCAATTTCTTGTGCCGTTCACGGTATTCAATTGTTGAAGGTATCACCATATCAAAAGGCACTTGTCATTGGTGATGGCTTCATGGGACAATTGTTTGTGCAAATTTTGCAGGCTTACGGCATTCACCAAGTTGATTTGGCTGGTATTGTGGATGAAAAGTTGGCCATGGCGAAAGATAAGTTTGGTGCAAAGCGCACGTTCAATACAATGGCAGGTGACAAGATTCCTGATGGTGAATATGATGTTGTCATTGAAGCTGTCGGTTCACCAAAGACACAAGAAGCAGCCATTGAAGCTGCTGCGCGTGGTGGTCAAGTTTTGATGTTTGGTGTCGGTGGTCCAGACGACACATTTGAAATGAACACTTATGAAGTTTTCCAAAAGCAATTGACAATTCAAGGCTCATTCATCAATCCAAATGCCTTTGAAGATTCATTGGCTTTGCTATCATCAGGCAAGGTAGATGTTGAACCTTTGATTTCACATGAATTGGACTATGCCACTGTTGAAGACTTCTTGAACGGCAAGCTTGGCGTAGTGTCAAAGGCTGTTGTGAAGGTTGGCGGCGAAGAAGCGTAA
- a CDS encoding VOC family protein: MAFSDYYSGLQHIGIPTHDLAAAEAFWTKLGFTKTGDFPVGQVIFMQRDNLVIETWYQEVVANQPGAINHISLDTTDAEAAFAAAKAEGFDLIDSEVQQLAFWDKGIKFFNIQGPDAVIVEFCEIVK; this comes from the coding sequence ATGGCATTTTCAGATTATTATTCAGGTTTACAACACATCGGTATACCAACACATGATTTGGCAGCTGCGGAAGCTTTTTGGACAAAATTAGGATTTACGAAAACTGGTGATTTTCCAGTTGGACAAGTCATCTTTATGCAACGTGATAATCTTGTGATTGAAACGTGGTACCAAGAAGTGGTTGCCAATCAACCAGGCGCAATTAACCATATCTCATTGGACACGACAGATGCTGAGGCAGCTTTTGCGGCCGCAAAGGCTGAAGGTTTTGACCTGATTGATTCAGAAGTGCAACAATTAGCATTTTGGGACAAAGGGATTAAGTTCTTTAATATCCAAGGCCCAGATGCTGTCATTGTAGAATTTTGTGAAATTGTAAAATAA